DNA from Thermoplasma acidophilum DSM 1728:
GAATACCTGAGGCAGTTCAGGATCCTTGATCTGCAGTCATCTTACACGGTGTACAGTGAGGACATATTCACGAGCGATGAGGTGGCCAGAAAGCTGGACGCCATGAATGTGAAGTCTATCCTCATCTCCGGTTTCTATACGGAGTCTGACGTTTACGTTTCCGCGGTAGAGGCGCTGATACATGATTACTTTCCTTTCGTCGTTTCAGATGCAACCTCCACAATTTCGGAACGCGTCTACTTCGAGGCCCTCGATCTCCTTGCGCAGCATGTGGAGGTAATCGACTCAAGGGATCTGATAAGGGTATGGGGGATTGACTGATCCATGAACTCCAGGATAATGTTCATCGGCGGCGTACCCGGTGTCGGAAAGACCAGCATATCCGGATACATAGCGAGGAACACTGACATCGACATCGTGCTGTCCTCGGACTATCTGCGTGAATTTCTGAGACCCTTTGCACCTCAGGAATCCCACCTGGAGACAAGCGTCTACGATGCCTGGAAGTTCTACGGAGATATGAGCGATGATAACATCATAAGGGGATATCTGGACCAGGCCAGGCCGATAATGGGCGGAATAAACCGCGTAATAGCACGTGCACTGGCCAATGGTGAGGACCTGATAATAGAAAGCCTGTACTTCGTGCCTGACATGATGGATGAAATGGTGCTCAAAAATGCGTTTCTGGCCTATGTATACATCGACGATCCGGACCTGCACAGAT
Protein-coding regions in this window:
- a CDS encoding isochorismatase family protein, whose protein sequence is MHQPEYRINDLDFVPSESAIIVMNPDEEAFKHSFSKFEFITSMQVLKKAASKYSIPLIGIRREYRNSRTTEYIMRKQQQKMISLMSPSSFDEEYLRQFRILDLQSSYTVYSEDIFTSDEVARKLDAMNVKSILISGFYTESDVYVSAVEALIHDYFPFVVSDATSTISERVYFEALDLLAQHVEVIDSRDLIRVWGID
- a CDS encoding mevalonate-3-phosphate 5-kinase; amino-acid sequence: MNSRIMFIGGVPGVGKTSISGYIARNTDIDIVLSSDYLREFLRPFAPQESHLETSVYDAWKFYGDMSDDNIIRGYLDQARPIMGGINRVIARALANGEDLIIESLYFVPDMMDEMVLKNAFLAYVYIDDPDLHRSRLEDRINYTHRNSPGSRLAAHLKEYRTIMDYSMDMARGRGIGLYSTDDYALARQRLLDDFRKFVDRR